In the Chroococcidiopsis sp. SAG 2025 genome, one interval contains:
- a CDS encoding NirD/YgiW/YdeI family stress tolerance protein, producing MKHGAFLSLALTAVVGAIAIPMLPSFAQAQGTTRIGDLQQRARGTVISGEVVSVVGNDFTLRDGSGEIIVDAGPRWWREINLKPGEEVTVRGEISKKSGEFDAFSITRANGSTIEIRPAEGPPPWAGKPKPERLPAATQPVKP from the coding sequence ATGAAGCATGGAGCATTCTTAAGTTTAGCCTTAACAGCAGTTGTGGGCGCGATCGCCATTCCTATGTTGCCTAGCTTTGCCCAAGCGCAAGGTACAACTAGAATTGGCGATCTACAGCAACGTGCCAGAGGTACGGTCATTTCTGGCGAAGTCGTCAGCGTTGTTGGTAACGATTTCACTCTTAGAGATGGTTCGGGAGAAATTATTGTCGATGCTGGTCCCCGTTGGTGGCGAGAAATTAATCTCAAACCAGGGGAAGAAGTGACTGTAAGGGGTGAGATTAGCAAAAAAAGTGGTGAGTTTGATGCCTTTTCTATCACTCGTGCTAATGGTTCCACGATTGAAATTCGCCCTGCTGAGGGTCCACCGCCTTGGGCAGGCAAGCCAAAGCCCGAACGCCTGCCTGCCGCTACTCAACCAGTAAAACCGTAA
- a CDS encoding SDR family oxidoreductase, whose translation MKGLKGKNVLVTGATSGIGQAIAIRLAAEGCNIAINYRKSPEAAEDTEEMAMQKACGDIENCGVKSLLVQGDVSKEEDIINMVNTAIERFGSLDILVNNAGIQTEASSHEIETAEFDQVLTVNLRGAFLCARETIKHMLSQNRSGIIINISSVHEIIPRPMYLSYSISKGGMENMTKTLALEYANRGIRVNAVAPGATITPINEAWTDDPEKKAVVESHIPMGRAGTAEEMAAAVAFLASDEAAYITGQTLFVDGGLTLYADFREAWSA comes from the coding sequence ATGAAAGGATTAAAAGGTAAAAATGTACTGGTGACTGGTGCGACGAGTGGAATCGGACAAGCAATTGCCATTCGTCTTGCTGCTGAAGGATGCAATATTGCCATTAACTATCGTAAAAGCCCTGAAGCTGCTGAAGATACTGAAGAGATGGCAATGCAAAAAGCATGTGGTGATATTGAAAACTGTGGTGTCAAATCTTTGCTGGTGCAAGGAGATGTTTCTAAAGAAGAAGACATCATTAACATGGTTAACACTGCGATCGAAAGATTTGGCAGTTTGGATATTCTGGTTAATAATGCTGGAATTCAAACGGAAGCTAGTTCTCACGAAATTGAAACGGCAGAGTTTGACCAAGTGCTAACAGTTAATTTGCGAGGTGCTTTTTTGTGCGCCCGTGAAACTATCAAACACATGCTCTCCCAAAATCGCTCGGGAATTATTATCAACATTTCTAGCGTTCACGAAATTATTCCCAGACCGATGTATCTCAGCTATTCCATCAGTAAAGGTGGAATGGAAAACATGACTAAAACCTTAGCATTAGAGTATGCCAATCGAGGAATTCGAGTTAACGCCGTTGCACCAGGAGCCACGATTACACCGATTAACGAAGCTTGGACAGATGACCCAGAAAAGAAGGCGGTCGTTGAAAGTCACATACCGATGGGTCGTGCTGGTACTGCCGAAGAAATGGCAGCAGCAGTTGCTTTTTTAGCTTCGGATGAAGCCGCATACATCACCGGACAAACTCTGTTTGTTGATGGCGGATTGACACTTTATGCAGATTTTCGAGAAGCTTGGTCAGCTTA